The DNA window TCTGTGGacaactcaacaaaaaaaaaacacatcgaaGATCGTAGTTGAAGGTGTACACACTTCAACTTCAGCTACCAGTAATGACATTTCGGGTTATTTAAACAATGGAAGAACGACGGGTGCTCTTCATATTGAACACAAGGAAAGATGCTGTGAGAAGGATGATTGCCAGAGCATCCGGGTGAACCACAACAGACACGCAATGGACGCTGCTAATAACGGAATTGTTAGCGACCGGTGGAAAATAAACAAGACACAACAGACGAACCTGCTTCATTGATTTTTTGGGGCTGGAAAATCCTATCCATACGAAAGCATACTGAGAACACTATAAAAACGAACTAAACGATCATCGAAACGTGGCTTGGGAAGCGGTAGAGTGAAGCAAATAGAGGTTTGTCCACTTTCTAGGGAAGCTCGTCCCAGCTTCGTTTCGTCGGGACCGGTTCGGACGGTACCGGTACGTGCAGAAACCGATAGTACGGTATCGGATGGCAGTGTTCCGGATCGTCTGGATAGCGAATGAGAGTGGGCCCGGGCGTGTTGTAGCAGAAGGAGCGTAAAAGAAGACAGTCAAAGTCAGTGATCAAAGCAGGTCAaatttttggggaggaaagGAGACATCAACGCTACCAAAACAGCGAACCACGTAGgaaagataaaatttaataggCGTATGATTACAAGAACTTTCTGCGTAGTATCACACCTATTAGCCCAATAGGTACGCTACCAGTAGAGTATGCTATTCCCTTTTATACTGGAATATAACACGAACTACGCACGAAATCGGTGTTCCCCGAACGGAACAGTACGGCTAAAATCAAGATCATTTATGCGTAAAAACGGTACACTACTGTCCCCGTACTCACTTCTGTCAATGTTACGCTGCAGATGGGCGGCTACCCGATGTCGGGCATCATTAAACTCCAAATGCAAACCGAGCCGCAGCAGGGTGGTATTCTTTTCAACCAACTCCGTTATCTCCATCTCGATCTTGTTACCGAAGACTTGCGATCGCTGCCAATTGAACGCGTCGTTGTTTGAGTTGCGAGGTTGATTGTATGTTGGTGCGAAGTTTGATTGCAGATACGGCCGTCACGGTGATCAAGGAGGTACCGCAGGAATTGCAAACGAGCatcaaaagaaagagaaagaatgtTTTAGAACTTTGTTGACTTGATGCGACTGGAACTTGGTGTTGGACAGAATACCTGGTTCGAGGCACGGAACTCCTCGATTGTCATCTGCGTTAGCAGACTCTTGACCAGCGTCACAATCACGGGCGGGCTGATAAAGTTCGTCTCGACGTTCAGCACCCGAAGGGCGTGGTTCTGTTCGAGGGCGCCGGCCAGCATCAATGCGGTACGATCCGTCAGACCCACGTTCGTGAGCGACAGCACCTCGAGGTGTGTGTTGGACTTGAGCGCCTCGAACAACTTATCGAACTGCTCGTCCGAGATGGTCTGCAATGGggagaagaagagagagaaaataaaacacacacacagagaattaattgaaatacgtGTTTCGGGTGTGATGATCACACTACTTACCTTGATGTTGTTCAGATTCACCTCCACCAGCTTGCTGTCGTCGTTCTTGATGCGCTGGACCGTTTCCTCCGGATCGGTCGTGTTCGGTGCTTCGGCCGGGAAAATCTTCGGTATGGCAGA is part of the Anopheles funestus chromosome X, idAnoFuneDA-416_04, whole genome shotgun sequence genome and encodes:
- the LOC125770416 gene encoding tropomodulin-1 isoform X3, whose product is MAETYEEYEETHHVTRKSVTTFKIEETSSSTTTKTITTPAKLYGKDVGAYDDIDVDELLAQLSPEEISMLAKEVDPDDSFLPPSQRTNYECEKAPTGPLDRKKLIDHINKQALETPDRPELEPFVPGVVRGKKWIPPPPAAKLQAADEQIAIDLGDEYEQALTDATQEEIIDLAAILGFHSMMNQDQYHASLLNKGQPVGLGWDGITKSAIPKIFPAEAPNTTDPEETVQRIKNDDSKLVEVNLNNIKTISDEQFDKLFEALKSNTHLEVLSLTNVGLTDRTALMLAGALEQNHALRVLNVETNFISPPVIVTLVKSLLTQMTIEEFRASNQRSQVFGNKIEMEITELVEKNTTLLRLGLHLEFNDARHRVAAHLQRNIDRNDPEHCHPIPYYRFLHVPVPSEPVPTKRSWDELP